The Lonsdalea populi genome window below encodes:
- the osmY gene encoding molecular chaperone OsmY: MKKTKIAQSVMAVVLGTMLLGAQAMAEETFSQKVKNVADTTGQKVDSSMTSAGNYLDDSTITAKVKSALLEDKTIDSGDISVATSKGIVTLSGFVASQALSTQAVSIASKTEGVKSVSDKLQVRDEKGSQTVGAYAGDTVTTSKIKAKFLADSIVPSRNIKVETHDGIVQLTGQVSTAAQSAQAESLAKAVEGVKSVKNDLTVES, translated from the coding sequence ATGAAAAAGACCAAGATTGCACAATCAGTAATGGCCGTTGTTCTGGGGACTATGTTGCTGGGCGCTCAGGCGATGGCAGAAGAAACGTTCAGTCAGAAAGTGAAGAACGTGGCCGACACCACTGGACAGAAAGTCGATAGCTCCATGACGTCTGCTGGAAATTATCTGGATGACAGCACGATCACCGCCAAGGTGAAAAGCGCGCTGCTGGAAGATAAAACCATCGATAGCGGCGACATTTCCGTCGCGACGTCCAAAGGCATCGTGACTCTGAGCGGTTTTGTCGCCAGTCAGGCTCTTTCTACGCAGGCGGTCAGCATTGCGAGCAAGACCGAGGGCGTGAAGTCCGTCAGCGATAAGCTGCAGGTTAGAGATGAAAAAGGTTCCCAGACCGTCGGCGCCTATGCCGGAGACACGGTAACCACCAGCAAAATCAAAGCGAAGTTCTTGGCGGACAGCATCGTTCCGTCTCGCAATATCAAGGTTGAAACGCATGACGGCATTGTGCAGCTAACCGGTCAGGTTTCGACGGCCGCGCAGTCTGCCCAGGCGGAAAGCTTGGCCAAGGCGGTCGAAGGGGTCAAAAGCGTCAAGAATGACCTGACGGTTGAATCCTAA
- the urtE gene encoding urea ABC transporter ATP-binding subunit UrtE produces the protein MLQVSELNQYYGGSHILRGLSFEARPGEITCLLGRNGVGKTTLLKCLMGLIPAKSGEIRWQDRLINHRKPHQRVQAGIAYVPQGREIFSRLTVEENLLMGLARFSGAQARSVPEEIYRLFPVLGEMKARRGGDLSGGQQQQLAIGRALACRPRLLILDEPTEGIQPSVIKEIGAVIRQLAQQGEMGILLVEQFYDFAAELADRYLVMSRGEIVQRGLGTDMEQDGVRRLVAI, from the coding sequence ATGTTGCAGGTATCGGAACTGAATCAATATTACGGCGGCAGCCATATCCTGCGCGGCCTGTCGTTCGAGGCCCGGCCCGGCGAAATCACCTGTCTGCTGGGGCGCAACGGCGTGGGGAAAACGACGCTGCTCAAATGCCTGATGGGCCTGATCCCAGCCAAATCCGGCGAGATCCGCTGGCAGGATCGCCTCATCAACCACCGTAAACCGCATCAGCGGGTGCAGGCCGGCATCGCCTATGTGCCGCAGGGGCGGGAGATATTTTCACGCCTGACGGTGGAAGAGAATCTGCTGATGGGGCTGGCGCGCTTCTCCGGCGCGCAGGCCAGATCGGTGCCGGAAGAGATCTACCGGCTGTTTCCCGTGCTGGGCGAGATGAAGGCGCGGCGGGGCGGCGATCTTTCCGGCGGCCAGCAACAGCAGCTGGCGATCGGCCGCGCTCTGGCCTGCCGGCCGCGATTGCTGATCCTCGATGAACCGACCGAGGGCATCCAGCCTTCCGTGATCAAGGAGATCGGCGCCGTAATCCGCCAGTTGGCCCAGCAGGGCGAGATGGGCATTTTATTGGTCGAGCAGTTTTATGACTTTGCAGCGGAGCTGGCCGACCGCTATCTGGTCATGTCACGGGGAGAAATTGTCCAACGAGGTCTGGGGACGGATATGGAGCAAGACGGCGTTCGCCGGCTGGTCGCGATATAG
- a CDS encoding 4'-phosphopantetheinyl transferase family protein — MLSVFIEDIEWVTFHQADSEAIYPGVGARCHFSLRTYRDDLFFRAEIPFTAEIARSVPKRRAEYLAGRYLARRVLERLGVERYTLKNGEDRSPQWPDFIVGSLSHNADCALCAAHVRQDTASYVGLDVETVMSEERANSLWPGIINDEEFDWLHEAFPGHFSTLLTLAFSAKESLYKALYPQVKHYFDFLDVKIVTLDSVRHTFTLELLCDLSPDFLTGRRFSGTYQLREQDVITFIYHQ, encoded by the coding sequence ATGCTTTCTGTTTTTATAGAAGATATAGAGTGGGTGACGTTCCACCAGGCGGATAGCGAAGCTATTTACCCTGGGGTAGGGGCTCGCTGTCATTTCTCCCTGCGGACTTACCGTGATGATTTATTCTTTCGTGCGGAGATCCCTTTCACAGCAGAAATTGCGCGCTCGGTGCCTAAGCGTCGGGCTGAGTATCTGGCCGGACGTTATCTCGCCCGCCGGGTGCTGGAACGTCTGGGAGTTGAGCGATACACATTGAAAAACGGCGAGGATCGTTCGCCGCAGTGGCCGGACTTTATCGTCGGGTCATTGAGCCACAACGCAGACTGCGCGCTCTGCGCGGCGCATGTGCGCCAGGACACGGCCTCCTACGTCGGATTGGATGTCGAGACGGTTATGAGCGAAGAGCGGGCGAACAGCCTGTGGCCAGGCATCATCAACGATGAAGAGTTTGACTGGCTGCATGAGGCTTTCCCCGGCCACTTCTCGACGTTGCTGACGCTGGCGTTCTCCGCCAAAGAAAGTTTGTATAAAGCGCTGTATCCACAGGTGAAGCACTATTTTGATTTTCTGGATGTCAAAATTGTGACGCTGGACAGCGTCCGGCACACCTTCACGCTGGAACTGTTGTGCGACCTGTCGCCTGACTTCCTGACGGGGCGGCGCTTTAGCGGGACGTATCAACTGAGAGAGCAGGACGTGATAACGTTTATTTATCATCAATAA
- a CDS encoding SAM-dependent methyltransferase: MKNSMLSHAGRTDADHGAVLLAERRRIETRGDLDDAPVGELLSLFDQLCEFPLGRFLILNKGLDAFWTNELVTWTPEHPRELHPLERILFTQLPATLATRERYGIFCRELQKRLMPGGAMASVPCGLMTDLLNLAGAKNVRLVGIDMDEAALAQARALAEQKGVLANTTLIEGDAWQMTFTEEFDVLTSNGLTIYESSDERVTELYALFYRALKKGGTLVTSFMTPPPFLTSDSSWKMERLDPALLRLQKCLFMQVIGTKWNALRTEKTTLQQLTQAGFRNIRVINDHAGLFPTVLAEKG, from the coding sequence ATGAAAAATTCGATGCTTTCTCATGCCGGCCGCACTGATGCGGATCACGGGGCGGTCCTCTTGGCTGAGCGCCGGCGTATAGAAACGCGCGGCGATCTGGACGATGCGCCGGTCGGCGAACTCCTGAGCCTTTTTGACCAGCTTTGTGAATTTCCGCTGGGTAGATTTTTAATCCTTAACAAAGGGCTGGATGCTTTCTGGACGAATGAACTGGTGACGTGGACGCCGGAGCATCCGCGTGAACTGCATCCGCTGGAGCGCATTCTCTTTACGCAACTGCCCGCCACACTGGCGACCCGGGAGCGCTACGGCATCTTTTGCCGGGAACTGCAAAAACGATTGATGCCCGGCGGAGCGATGGCATCCGTTCCCTGCGGCCTGATGACCGATTTGCTGAATCTCGCCGGGGCGAAAAATGTTCGGCTGGTCGGTATCGATATGGACGAAGCCGCGCTGGCGCAGGCCCGCGCCCTCGCGGAGCAAAAAGGCGTTCTGGCGAATACAACGCTGATTGAAGGCGATGCCTGGCAGATGACATTCACGGAGGAATTCGACGTGCTGACCAGCAATGGATTAACAATTTATGAATCCAGCGATGAGAGAGTGACGGAGCTTTACGCCCTTTTTTACCGCGCGCTGAAGAAAGGAGGCACCCTTGTCACCAGCTTTATGACCCCCCCGCCGTTCCTAACGAGCGACTCCAGCTGGAAAATGGAACGGCTGGATCCGGCGCTGCTGCGCCTGCAGAAATGTCTTTTCATGCAGGTCATCGGTACGAAATGGAACGCGTTGCGCACCGAAAAGACCACGTTGCAGCAACTGACCCAGGCAGGTTTCAGGAATATCCGCGTCATTAATGACCACGCCGGTCTGTTCCCCACGGTGCTGGCCGAAAAAGGCTAA
- the urtB gene encoding urea ABC transporter permease subunit UrtB — MKIHRYFCALLLLLPWLARAGDGAEFAAAGRAQQAALLEQWAAAPQADRLPLLEALRRESVFIDQNTQPFSRQGNVFTPLDAAPQPSGDTKKLFMNNRLRVLIANALAAHQLVSDDPAMRLRAAQQLQNAGAADQLPVIERRLTGETDDRVRAALALAAANLQLASPDAAVRLQAVKQLGESSHPATQSRLQRLTQAADEPDADVRAAAAESLRQIEQRLMWGELLGQAFTGLSLGSILLLAALGLAITYGLLGVINMAHGEMLMLGAYAAWLVQSLFQQFAPQWLAWYPLLALPAAFLITAAMGMALERAVIRHLYGRPLETLLATWGISLMLIQLVRVLFGAQNLEVANPAWLSGGLQVLPNLVLPFNRIAVILFVFAVLGLTWLLLNKTRLGLNVRAVTQNRAMADCCGVPTGRVDMLAFGLGSGIAGLGGVALSQLGNVGPELGQGYIIDSFLVVVLGGIGQLAGTVAAAFGLGILNKVLEPQIGAVLGKILILVLIVLFIQKRPQGLFAVKGRVID; from the coding sequence ATGAAAATCCACCGCTATTTCTGCGCGCTGTTGCTGCTGCTGCCCTGGCTGGCGCGGGCGGGAGACGGCGCGGAGTTCGCCGCCGCCGGCCGCGCCCAGCAGGCCGCGCTGCTTGAACAGTGGGCCGCCGCGCCGCAGGCCGACCGCCTGCCGTTGCTGGAGGCGCTGCGCCGCGAATCCGTGTTCATCGACCAGAACACACAGCCTTTCAGCAGGCAGGGCAACGTCTTCACGCCCCTCGACGCCGCGCCGCAGCCGAGCGGCGACACCAAAAAGCTGTTTATGAACAACCGCCTGCGCGTGCTGATTGCCAATGCGCTCGCCGCGCATCAGTTGGTCAGCGATGACCCGGCGATGCGTCTGCGCGCCGCGCAGCAGTTGCAAAACGCGGGCGCGGCCGACCAGTTGCCGGTGATCGAACGACGGTTGACCGGCGAAACCGACGACCGGGTGCGGGCCGCGCTGGCGCTGGCGGCCGCCAATCTGCAACTCGCCAGCCCGGATGCCGCGGTACGGCTGCAGGCGGTGAAACAGCTGGGCGAATCGAGCCACCCCGCGACGCAGTCCCGGCTGCAACGTCTGACGCAGGCCGCCGACGAGCCCGACGCCGACGTGCGCGCCGCCGCCGCCGAGAGCCTGCGGCAAATCGAACAGCGCCTGATGTGGGGCGAGCTGCTCGGTCAGGCGTTCACCGGCCTGTCGCTCGGTTCGATCCTGCTGCTGGCCGCCCTCGGTCTGGCGATCACCTACGGCCTGCTCGGGGTGATCAATATGGCGCACGGCGAAATGCTGATGCTGGGGGCTTACGCCGCCTGGCTGGTGCAGTCGCTGTTCCAGCAGTTCGCGCCTCAGTGGCTGGCCTGGTATCCGCTGCTGGCGCTGCCCGCGGCCTTTTTGATCACGGCGGCGATGGGCATGGCGCTGGAGCGCGCCGTCATCCGCCATTTGTACGGCCGGCCACTGGAAACCCTGCTCGCCACCTGGGGCATTAGTCTGATGCTGATCCAACTGGTGCGCGTGCTGTTCGGCGCGCAGAATCTGGAAGTCGCCAACCCCGCCTGGCTGTCCGGCGGGCTGCAGGTGCTGCCCAATCTGGTGCTGCCGTTCAACCGCATCGCGGTGATCCTGTTCGTGTTTGCGGTGCTGGGCCTTACCTGGCTGCTGCTGAACAAAACCCGTCTCGGGCTCAACGTGCGCGCCGTGACGCAGAATCGCGCCATGGCGGATTGCTGCGGCGTCCCCACCGGCCGCGTCGACATGCTGGCGTTCGGCCTCGGCTCCGGCATCGCCGGACTCGGCGGCGTGGCGCTGTCGCAGTTGGGCAACGTCGGCCCGGAACTCGGACAGGGCTACATCATCGACTCCTTCCTCGTGGTGGTGCTGGGCGGCATCGGCCAGCTGGCGGGCACCGTGGCGGCCGCCTTTGGCCTCGGCATCCTCAACAAAGTGCTGGAACCGCAGATCGGCGCGGTGCTGGGCAAAATTCTGATCCTGGTGCTGATCGTTCTGTTTATCCAGAAGCGTCCGCAGGGCCTGTTCGCCGTGAAAGGGAGGGTGATTGACTGA
- the urtC gene encoding urea ABC transporter permease subunit UrtC: MSLPLTLTLARKAPRLTYALGVLTALALLIMPFCALLPAGHPLAISTYTLTLVGKILCYAVVAVALDLVWGYAGLLSLGHGLFFALGGYAMGMYLMRQAAGEGLPAFMSFLSWNELPWFWAGTQHFAWALCLIMLTPGMLALVFGFFAFRSKIKGVYFSIMTQALTYAGMLLFFRNETGFGGNNGFTGFTTLLGFDITATGTRIGLFVATVLLLLTSLGIGFALARSKFGRVLTAVRDAENRLMFVGYDPLGFKLFVWTLSAVLCGLAGALYVPQVGIINPSEMSPTNSIEAAIWVALGGRGTLIGPLLGAGIVNGAKSWFTMAFPEYWLFFLGLMFILVTLFLPRGVIGLLRRRRDD; this comes from the coding sequence ATGAGCCTGCCGCTGACTTTGACGCTGGCGCGCAAAGCGCCGCGTCTGACCTACGCCCTCGGCGTCCTGACGGCGCTGGCGCTGCTGATCATGCCGTTCTGCGCGCTGCTGCCCGCCGGCCATCCGCTGGCGATATCCACCTATACGCTGACGCTGGTCGGCAAAATTCTGTGCTATGCCGTCGTCGCCGTGGCGCTCGACCTGGTGTGGGGCTATGCCGGGCTGCTGTCGCTGGGCCACGGGCTGTTCTTTGCGCTGGGCGGTTACGCTATGGGCATGTACCTGATGCGTCAGGCCGCGGGAGAGGGGCTGCCGGCGTTTATGTCGTTTCTGTCATGGAACGAGCTGCCGTGGTTCTGGGCCGGCACGCAGCATTTCGCCTGGGCGCTGTGCCTGATTATGCTGACGCCCGGCATGCTGGCGCTGGTGTTCGGCTTTTTCGCCTTCCGTTCGAAAATCAAAGGCGTCTACTTCTCGATCATGACGCAGGCGCTGACCTACGCCGGGATGCTGCTGTTTTTCCGCAACGAAACCGGCTTCGGCGGCAATAACGGATTTACCGGCTTCACCACCCTGCTCGGTTTCGACATCACCGCCACCGGCACGCGCATCGGGCTGTTCGTCGCCACCGTGCTGTTGCTGCTGACCAGCCTCGGCATCGGCTTCGCGCTGGCGCGCAGCAAGTTCGGCCGGGTGCTGACGGCGGTGCGCGACGCGGAAAACCGGCTGATGTTCGTCGGGTACGATCCCCTCGGCTTCAAGCTGTTCGTCTGGACGCTCTCGGCGGTGCTGTGCGGGCTGGCGGGCGCGCTGTATGTCCCGCAGGTCGGCATCATCAACCCCAGCGAGATGTCGCCGACCAACTCCATCGAAGCCGCCATCTGGGTGGCGCTCGGCGGACGCGGCACGCTGATCGGCCCGCTGCTCGGCGCCGGTATCGTCAACGGCGCCAAGAGCTGGTTCACCATGGCGTTTCCCGAATACTGGCTGTTCTTCCTCGGCCTGATGTTTATCCTGGTCACGCTGTTTCTGCCGCGTGGCGTCATCGGCCTGTTGCGCAGGAGGCGTGATGACTGA
- the urtD gene encoding urea ABC transporter ATP-binding protein UrtD: protein MTESLFTQSLPADRFRRQHDPVLQLENINVSFDGFRALTDLSLQIGVGELRCVIGPNGAGKTTLMDVITGKTRPDAGQAIFDQHTDLTRLSPVEIARSGIGRKFQKPTVFEALTVFENLEIALKNDKSVWASLRARLNGDQRDRIDETLTLLRLDAARGRKAGLLSHGQKQFLEIGMLLVQEPHLLLLDEPAAGMTDAETEYTAELFRGLAGKHSLMVVEHDMGFVETIADRVTVLHQGQVLAEGSLREVQADDRVIDVYLGR from the coding sequence ATGACTGAATCCCTGTTTACCCAATCGCTTCCGGCGGACCGTTTCCGCCGTCAACATGACCCGGTGTTGCAGCTTGAGAACATTAACGTCTCGTTCGACGGTTTCCGGGCGCTGACCGATCTGTCGTTGCAGATCGGCGTCGGCGAACTGCGCTGCGTCATCGGTCCCAACGGCGCGGGAAAAACCACCCTGATGGATGTGATCACCGGCAAAACGCGGCCGGACGCCGGTCAGGCGATCTTCGATCAGCACACCGATCTGACCCGGCTGTCGCCGGTGGAGATCGCGCGTTCGGGCATCGGCCGCAAGTTCCAGAAACCCACGGTGTTCGAAGCGCTGACGGTGTTCGAAAACCTCGAAATCGCGCTGAAAAACGATAAATCCGTCTGGGCCAGCCTGCGCGCGCGGCTGAACGGCGATCAGCGGGACCGCATTGACGAGACGCTGACGCTGTTGCGGCTCGACGCGGCGCGCGGGCGCAAAGCCGGGTTACTGTCGCACGGCCAGAAACAGTTCCTCGAAATCGGCATGCTGTTGGTGCAGGAGCCGCATCTGCTGCTGCTCGACGAGCCGGCGGCCGGCATGACCGATGCCGAGACCGAATACACCGCGGAGCTGTTTCGCGGTCTGGCCGGCAAACATTCGCTGATGGTGGTGGAGCACGATATGGGCTTCGTCGAAACCATCGCCGACCGCGTCACCGTGCTGCATCAGGGCCAGGTGCTGGCCGAGGGGTCGTTGCGCGAAGTGCAGGCGGACGATCGGGTTATCGACGTTTATTTGGGGCGCTGA
- a CDS encoding TatD family hydrolase, protein MPGSEPTASQTDQRPHAPGPLIDTHCHFDVPLFLDDESDSVRRAQDAGITDIIIPAVDAHHFDLILQLAQRWPGLHAALGLHPLYIDRHDEEDVALLDARLQSHREDVVAVGEIGLDLYMDNPQFDRQCHFLGEQLALARRHDLPVILHSRRTHDRLAAILRRCPLPRTGVVHGFSGSYEQGMAFIRLGFYIGVGGTITYPRADKTRKAIARLPLEFLLLETDAPDMPVSGHQGAPNRPERIADVFWSLCELREETPIQLVAALAANSRRLFQF, encoded by the coding sequence ATGCCGGGTTCCGAACCAACTGCCAGCCAGACCGACCAGCGCCCCCACGCGCCGGGTCCGCTGATAGATACCCACTGTCATTTTGACGTTCCATTGTTTCTGGATGACGAGTCTGACAGCGTGCGACGCGCTCAGGACGCGGGCATCACCGATATCATCATCCCCGCGGTGGACGCCCATCACTTCGATCTCATCCTGCAACTCGCACAACGGTGGCCTGGCCTGCATGCGGCGCTGGGATTGCACCCGTTATATATCGATCGTCATGACGAAGAGGATGTGGCGTTGCTGGATGCCCGGTTGCAGTCACATCGTGAAGACGTGGTAGCGGTGGGTGAGATAGGGTTAGATCTTTACATGGATAACCCACAATTCGACCGCCAGTGCCATTTTCTCGGCGAACAACTGGCGCTGGCTCGCCGTCACGATCTGCCGGTGATCCTGCACTCCCGGCGCACTCACGACCGTCTGGCGGCGATACTTCGGCGATGCCCGCTGCCGCGCACGGGCGTTGTACACGGTTTTTCAGGCAGCTATGAGCAGGGGATGGCGTTTATCCGGCTGGGCTTTTATATCGGTGTTGGCGGTACGATCACTTATCCGCGCGCCGATAAAACGCGCAAAGCGATAGCGCGATTGCCGCTGGAATTCCTGTTGCTGGAGACGGATGCGCCGGATATGCCGGTATCGGGCCATCAGGGAGCGCCCAATCGGCCCGAACGTATTGCCGATGTTTTCTGGTCGCTCTGCGAGCTGCGGGAAGAAACTCCGATACAATTAGTCGCGGCCCTGGCGGCGAATTCGAGGCGTTTATTTCAGTTTTAA
- the prfC gene encoding peptide chain release factor 3, translating to MSPSEFAREVSKRRTFAIISHPDAGKTTITEKVLLFGQAIQTAGTVKGRGSNQHAKSDWMEMEKQRGISITTSVMQFPYRDSLVNLLDTPGHEDFSEDTYRTLTAVDCCLMVIDAAKGVEDRTRKLMDVTRLRDTPILTFMNKLDRDIRDPMELLDEVESELNIACSPITWPIGCGKLFKGVYHLYKDETYLYQRGMGHTIQELRVIKGLDNPELDIAVGEELAAQLREELELVQGASNEFEEEAFLSGDLTPVFFGTALGNFGVDHMLDGLVDWAPTPMPRKTNVREVVASEEKFTGFVFKIQANMDPKHRDRVAFMRVVSGKYEKGMKLRQVRIGKDVTIADALTFMAGDRSHVEEAYPGDIIGLHNHGTIQIGDTFTQGEDMKFTGIPNFAPELFRRIRLRDPLRQKQLLKGLVQLSEEGAVQVFRPLINNDLIVGAVGVLQFDVVVARLKTEYNVEAVYESVNVSTARWVECGDVKKMEEFKRKNEQHLALDGGDNLTYVAPTMVNLNLTQERYPDVQFHKTREH from the coding sequence ATGTCTCCAAGTGAATTTGCCCGCGAAGTCTCGAAACGCCGGACTTTTGCCATTATTTCCCATCCTGACGCCGGTAAAACCACCATCACGGAAAAGGTTTTGCTGTTCGGACAGGCGATCCAGACCGCCGGTACGGTAAAAGGCCGCGGCTCTAACCAGCACGCCAAATCCGACTGGATGGAAATGGAAAAACAGCGTGGTATCTCCATCACGACGTCCGTGATGCAGTTCCCGTATCGGGATAGCCTGGTCAATCTGCTGGATACGCCGGGGCATGAAGACTTCTCGGAAGATACTTACCGTACCCTGACCGCCGTCGACTGCTGTTTAATGGTGATCGATGCCGCGAAAGGGGTGGAAGATCGTACTCGCAAACTGATGGACGTTACCCGCCTGCGCGATACCCCGATTCTGACCTTTATGAACAAGCTTGACCGCGACATTCGCGATCCGATGGAGCTGCTGGATGAAGTGGAAAGCGAGCTGAACATCGCCTGTTCGCCCATCACCTGGCCTATCGGCTGCGGCAAGCTGTTTAAAGGGGTCTATCACCTTTATAAAGATGAAACCTACCTCTATCAGCGCGGGATGGGGCACACCATCCAGGAACTGCGCGTTATCAAAGGGCTGGATAATCCCGAACTGGATATCGCGGTCGGCGAAGAGCTGGCGGCCCAGCTGCGCGAAGAGCTGGAATTGGTGCAGGGCGCTTCCAACGAGTTTGAAGAAGAGGCTTTCCTGAGCGGCGATTTGACGCCGGTCTTCTTCGGCACAGCGCTGGGTAACTTCGGCGTGGACCACATGCTGGACGGGCTGGTCGACTGGGCGCCGACGCCGATGCCGCGTAAAACCAACGTGCGTGAAGTGGTCGCGTCGGAAGAGAAATTTACCGGCTTTGTCTTCAAGATCCAAGCCAATATGGACCCGAAACACCGTGACCGCGTCGCTTTCATGCGCGTCGTGTCGGGTAAATATGAGAAAGGAATGAAGCTGCGTCAGGTACGGATCGGCAAAGATGTGACGATCGCGGACGCGCTGACCTTCATGGCGGGCGACCGTTCCCACGTGGAAGAGGCTTATCCCGGCGACATCATCGGCCTGCATAACCACGGCACCATCCAGATAGGCGATACGTTTACGCAAGGCGAGGACATGAAGTTCACCGGTATTCCGAACTTTGCCCCTGAACTGTTCCGTCGCATTCGCCTGCGCGATCCGTTGAGGCAGAAACAACTGCTGAAAGGCTTGGTTCAGCTGTCCGAAGAGGGCGCGGTGCAGGTATTCCGTCCGTTGATCAACAACGATCTGATCGTAGGCGCGGTAGGGGTACTGCAGTTTGATGTGGTCGTGGCCCGTCTGAAGACGGAGTACAACGTGGAAGCGGTTTATGAGTCGGTCAACGTCTCGACTGCGCGCTGGGTTGAATGCGGCGACGTCAAAAAGATGGAAGAGTTTAAGCGTAAGAATGAGCAACATCTGGCGTTGGACGGCGGCGATAACCTGACCTACGTGGCTCCCACGATGGTAAACCTGAATCTGACTCAGGAACGTTACCCTGACGTACAGTTCCATAAAACGCGGGAACATTAA
- a CDS encoding DUF1328 family protein, which produces MFRWGIIFLIVALIAAALGFGGLAGAAASAAKIVFVIGIILFLVSLFMGRRRP; this is translated from the coding sequence ATGTTTCGTTGGGGTATTATTTTTCTGATTGTGGCGCTGATCGCCGCCGCGCTGGGTTTCGGCGGACTGGCGGGTGCAGCGGCGAGCGCAGCTAAAATCGTCTTCGTGATCGGTATCATTCTGTTCTTGGTCAGTCTCTTTATGGGACGCAGGCGTCCATAG
- a CDS encoding NupC/NupG family nucleoside CNT transporter, with protein MEILMSLVGMSVLILVGIMLSNNRKAINVRTVVGAFLIQICIGVLALYVPLGRQVLASITSGVGNVIAYGNDGIAFMFGGLASDKMFEIFGGGGFVFALRVLPMIVFFSSLIAVLYYLGIMQWVVRLLGGSLRLLLRTSRTESLSATANIFVGMTEAPLAVRPYIAGMTQSELFAVMCGGLASISVSVLAGYAQMGVPLEYLIAASFMAAPGSLLFAKLMMPETEQTHDRNTVQNFDGEEQKPGNVIDAAAGGAASGLHLALNVGAMLLAFIALIALLNGILSGIGGWFDYPQLSLELVLGWIFAPVAFLIGVPWSEATIAGSFIGQKLVVNEFVAYLNLSPYLKPDDIVAASGLQVLSTHTKAIVSFALCGFANLSSIAILIGGLGSMAPNRRQDIARFGMKAIAAGTLSNLMSASIAGFFLAL; from the coding sequence ATGGAAATATTAATGAGTCTGGTGGGGATGTCCGTATTAATCCTGGTCGGAATCATGTTGTCTAACAACCGTAAGGCAATCAATGTTCGCACGGTCGTAGGCGCTTTTTTGATCCAAATCTGTATTGGCGTATTGGCGCTATATGTTCCCCTGGGGCGTCAGGTTCTAGCCAGTATTACTTCCGGCGTAGGCAACGTCATCGCCTACGGCAATGACGGGATCGCTTTTATGTTCGGCGGTCTGGCCTCGGACAAAATGTTCGAGATTTTCGGCGGCGGTGGTTTTGTCTTTGCGCTGCGGGTATTGCCGATGATCGTGTTTTTCTCCTCCCTGATCGCGGTGCTGTACTACCTCGGCATCATGCAGTGGGTCGTCCGCCTGCTGGGCGGCAGTCTGCGGCTGCTGTTGCGGACGTCGCGCACTGAATCTCTCTCCGCTACCGCGAATATTTTTGTCGGCATGACGGAGGCGCCGTTAGCGGTGCGTCCCTATATTGCGGGTATGACGCAATCCGAACTGTTTGCCGTCATGTGCGGCGGTCTGGCCTCTATCTCTGTCTCCGTTCTTGCGGGTTATGCGCAGATGGGCGTGCCGTTGGAGTATCTGATCGCCGCTTCCTTTATGGCCGCGCCGGGGAGTTTGCTATTTGCAAAGCTGATGATGCCGGAAACGGAACAGACGCACGACCGCAATACGGTTCAGAATTTCGATGGCGAAGAACAAAAACCGGGCAACGTGATCGATGCGGCGGCGGGCGGTGCGGCATCGGGTTTACATCTGGCGTTAAATGTTGGCGCAATGTTACTGGCTTTTATCGCCTTGATTGCTTTACTTAACGGTATCCTCAGCGGAATTGGAGGCTGGTTTGATTATCCGCAGCTGTCCCTGGAGCTGGTCCTGGGCTGGATTTTTGCACCTGTGGCATTTCTGATCGGCGTGCCGTGGAGTGAAGCGACCATTGCCGGCTCGTTCATCGGTCAGAAGCTGGTTGTTAATGAATTTGTGGCCTATTTGAATTTGAGCCCCTACCTCAAGCCTGACGATATTGTTGCGGCCTCCGGTTTACAGGTGCTGTCTACACACACTAAAGCGATTGTCTCGTTTGCACTGTGCGGCTTCGCCAATTTGTCTTCTATCGCCATTCTCATCGGCGGCCTGGGCAGCATGGCCCCGAATAGACGACAGGACATTGCCCGCTTCGGAATGAAAGCCATTGCGGCAGGAACGCTATCTAATCTGATGAGCGCCAGTATCGCCGGTTTCTTTCTGGCTTTGTGA